ATATTTCTAGTTTTTTAGAAGATTTAAAAAACAATCCTCCTCCTCTTGCAGTTATTGAAGAGATTAAAATAGAAGATTCAAATAAACAATTTTTTGAATTTAAAATAGAAAATAGCAGTAGTTTTGATAATAAAACAACTACAATTCCCTCTGATATAGCTATTTGTAAAGATTGTATAGATGATATTTTTGATAAAAACAATTTTAGATATAACTACTCTTTAACAAACTGTACAAACTGTGGACCTAGATACTCTATAATCAAAACTGTTCCTTATGATAGAAAAAATACATCTTTAAAAGATTTTACTCTTTGTAAAAAGTGCCAAAACGAGTTTGAAAATCCAACAAATAGAAGATATCATGCACAAGCAATATCATGCGAAGAGTGTGGACCAACAACTTTTCTTTATGATAGTAAACAAACTTTGATTGCTTCAAAAATAGAAGCAATAAATTTAGCTTCAAAATATATAAATGATGGAAAAATTTTAGCTATAAAAAGTATGGGTGGATTTCATATAGTTTGTGATGCCTCAAATGATGAAACTATATTTAGATTAAGAGAATTTAAAAAAAGAACCACAAAACCATTTGCTGTAATGTTTAAAGATATAGATAGTTTAAGAAATTATGCTATTTATTCTAGAATTGAAGAAGATATTTTAACTTCACAACAAAGACCAATAGTATTATTGCAGAAAAAAGAGAATCAAAATTTATCAAATTTTGTTGCACCAAATATAAAAAAAATTGGTTGTTTTTTACCAAATAGTGCTTTGCACTATCTTTTATTTGAAAACTTATTTAATCCAATCATTGCAACTAGTGCAAATTTAAAAGGTGAACCAATAATCACAACAAAAGAGGATATATTTTTAAAACTTTCTAATTTAGTAGATTTTGTACTTGATTATAATAGAGAGATATTAAATAGTTGTGATGATTCAATACTGCAAGTTGTTAATGAAAAAATTATAAAACTTAGAAATAGTAGAGGATATGCTCCAAGTAGTTTAAAAGTTGATGGAAAATTTAGTAAAAAAATCTTAAGTTTAGGAGCAAATCAAAAATCAACTTTTAGTATAGCTTTTGATAATAAGATTATTACAAGTCCATATTTAGGAGATTTAGATTCTATTGCTTCTATAGAAAACTATAAAAAAACAGTAGAAAATTTCCTTAATTTTTATGATTTTGTACCTGAAATTATAGTTTGTGATAAACATCCAAAATATGAGAGTACAAAATTTGCTTTTGAGTTAAAAGATAAAAATCCAAATTTAGAGTTAGTTCAAGTGCAACATCACTATGCCCATGTTTTAGCAGTTTTAGCAGAAAAATCTATAAATGAAGATGTTTTAGCATTTGTTTTTGATGGTACAGGATATGGAGATGATACAAATATTTGGGGTGGTGAAGTTTTTATTGCAAATCAAAAAGAGTACAAAAGAGCTTATCATTTAAAATATTTTAAACTTTTAGGTGGAGAGTTAGCTATAAAAGAGCCTAAAAGAGTAGCTTTATCTTTACTTTTTGATAATTTTACACTAGAAGAAGTTTTAGATTTACCTTTAGATTTTTTAAAAACATTTGAAAAATCTGAGATAAAAACTCTATATACACTTTGGCAAAAGAGTTTAAACTCACCTCTTACTAGCTCTTTTGGAAGATTGTTTGATGCAGTTTGCTCACTTGCTAATATTTTACATATTCAAGAGTTTGAAGGGCAAACAGGTCTTTATATAGAAAATTTATATGATGAAAATATAAAAGAGTTTTTCTCTTATGATATTGTTGATCAAACTATTGATATTTCAAAAATGATAAAAGAGATTTTAAAAGAGGATGATAAAAAAATAGTTGCTTCAAAGTTTATAAATACAGTTGCAAATATAGTTTTTGAAATATCAAATTTACACAAAGATTTACCTATAGTTCTAAGTGGTGGAGTTTTTCAAAATAGAACTTTGGTGGAAATTTTATTAAAGAAATTTAAAAATTATAATAGAAAGGTTTATTTAGGAGAAAAATATAGTCCAAATGATGAATCTATAAGTTTAGGTCAAGTATATTTTCAATTAGAAAATTAAATAAAAGAGGTATTATAATGAAATGTCCTGTTTGTAAAGATGTAGATTTAGTAATGAGTGAAAGACAAGGTGTTGAAATTGATTATTGTCCATCTTGTAGAGGAGTTTGGCTTGATAGAGGAGAGTTAGATAAGATTATTGAAAAAAGTTCAACTTATCAATCAAATAATCATTCAAACTATTTTAAAAATGATGATAGAAATTCATATAATAAACAAAGCAATCATCAACAATACAACTCTTATGATAATAGACAACAAGCTCCATACAAAAAGAAAAAAGAGGGATTTTTATCTGAAATTTTTGACTTTGATTTCTAATTTTTATAAAAAGCTAAGAGATTTTAAAATCTCTAGCTGCTCAGATTTTTTATAGTTAAATTTGAATTCATACTCTTTTAAATAGTAAAAAAAGTTATCTTCATTTACACCTTTGTGTTTTTTTAAATTTTTCTCCAAAAACTTCCAAAATCTATTTAGTTTTGTTTGATGTGCATTTTGAGAGTGAATTTTGTACCAACTTAAATATTGAATAAATCCATCCTCTACGTCAAATGCACGATTGCCTATTTTTGGCATCAAAAGAGTGTAAACTTTCTGATTTGAATAAAAACCAATAATATTTACAGCTTCACTAAGACTCTTTTTTTTCTTTACTTTTTCTCTCTCTTTTAAATAGTAAAACTCTTCATATTCGGTATTGTCTTTAATTGATGAGTTATAAATATCTTCAGAATAGACTGCAATTTTTTGTCTTAAAACATCAAACCTATCTTTTACGGTTTTATAATTTAGTTCTAATTCATTTGAAACTTCAAAAGCGGTTTTATTTTCACAGAATTTTTTAATGATTAATTTATCTTTTTCAATTTTTTTTAAAGAGAGTTTTTTAGCACATTTTTTACATTTTATGTAATCATTTGCAAGATTATAAAAATCTTTATTTTCACAGTTTGGACATATCATAAGTAGATTTTAACAAATTTGTTCTAAAAATATATAGGTGGTTATAATATATCAAATAGTTTTAAAAGGAAATGGGCTAGACTTTTGAAAAACTAAAAGGAAATAGTAATATGTGTAAAGACTGCGGATGTACAATAGCTGGAATGGAACACAACCATAACCATCATCATAACCATGACCATGGACATAGTCATCATCACCATGATCATGAAAATAGAGCTATATTTAAACCAATAAATGATAATTTAAAAACAAATCCTTTGCTAAATGATTCAAAAACCATATCTGTAATTCAAAAAATTTTAGATAAAAATGATCATGAAGCAGCTCATAATAGAGCTCATTTTGACCAACATAAAGTTTTAGGAATAAATTTGATGAGTAGTCCAGGAAGTGGAAAAACTACATTTTTAGAAAATATTGCTGATATGGTAGATTTTAAATTTGCAGTTGTTGAGGGTGATTTAGAAACTTCAAGAGATGCAGATAGACTTAAAGCAAAAGGAATAAATGCAGTTCAAATACAAACAGGAAGTGCTTGTCACTTAGATGCATTTATGGTTCATAAAGGTTTACATGATATTAAGTTAGCTGATATTGATGTTTGTTTTGTGGAAAATGTAGGAAATTTAGTTTGTCCAGCATCTTATGATGTGGGAACTCACTTAAATATTGTTTTAGTTTCAGTTCCTGAAGGAGAGGATAAGATAGCAAAATATCCAGTTATGTTTAGAAGTGCTGATTTAATCCTTATTACAAAAACAGATTTACTTCCATATTTTGATTATGATATTGAAAAAGAGAAGATGGAAGCTAGAAAACTAAAACCAAATGTAGATATTTTAGAAGTAAATATCAAAGATAAACAATCTTTACAAAATGTAATTGATTGGATAAATTTCAAAAGAAAGATGAGATAAATTTCTAAAACGAATTTTATTCATTTAGGCTTCACGGTGGGTACCCAAAAATCAAAGATTTTTACCCTTCCGTTGCAGAATCATTCATAAAATTGTTTTACAAATAAAAGGAGAATATAAAGATGTGTTTATCAATACCATCGAAAATAAAAAGTATAGACCCTGAGATGAATACTTGTGTAGTTGATACTATGGGAGTAGAAAGAAGTGCTAGTTTAGATTTGATAGACCAAGAGGTAAAAGTAGGAGATTATGTTTTAATTCATATTGGTTTTGCTATGAATAAAATAGATGAAGAGGATGCTTTAGAATCACTCAAAGTTTATGCTGAAATCATAGATAAGATGGAAGAGAACGACCGTTTAGCAGCTATTGAAGAATCGCAAAACTGCCCAAATAGATAAAGTAATATAATATGGAAAAAGAACTACAACTAAAAGATTTATATGATGGCTTTCGTGATGCTAAAACTATAAAAGCATTTAAACAAATCATTGATGAAGATTTAAAAGATTATGATGGAACTATAAATATCATGGAAGTTTGTGGAGGACATACTCACACTATTATGAAGTATGGAATCCCACAACTAATAAATAAAAAAATAAATTTTATTCATGGACCTGGCTGTCCTGTTTGTGTTATGCCAAAAGATAGAATAGATAGTGCTTATGAGTTAAGTTTACAAAAAGATCTGATACTTGTAACACTTGGAGATATGATAAAAGTTCCAGGGAGTCGTGGAAGTTTACAAAAAGCAAGAAGTGAAGGTGCTGATGTAAGATTTGTTTATTCTCCTATGGATTGTTTAAAAATTGCTAGTGAGAACAAAGATAAAATAGTAGTCTTTTTTGCAATAGGATTTGAAACAACAACTCCAATGACTTGTGCTTTAATGGAGCAAGTAATAAAACAAGATATAAAAAATATTCTGTTTCATATAAATCATATAACAGTTCCTGAAGTAATGCAAGTATTAGTTCAAGATGAGAACTGTAAAATTGATGCTTTTTTAGGACCATCACATGTAAGTGTTATAAGTGGAAGTAAAATATATGAAGAGTTTCCTTTGAGTTATAATAAACCAGTTGTTGTAAGTGGATTTGAACCAGTTGATGTTATGCAAAGTATCTCAATGATTGTAAAACAGTTCAAAGAAAAAAGAAGTGATTTAGAAATAGAGTATAAAAGGCTTGTATCTTATGAGGGAAATCTAAAAGCTCAAGAACTTATAAACAAATACTTCAGAAAAGTTCCTTTTAAATTTAGAGGAATAGGTGAGGTTGAAAATAGTGGTTATGAACTAAAAGATGAGTTTGATAAATATAATGCAAAAATAGTTTATAAAGATATATTACCAACACAAGAAGTAAAAGAGAATAAAGCTTGTAAATGTCCTGAGATTTTAAAAGGAGTTGCAAAACCAACTGACTGTAAAATCTTTGGAACTGTATGTACTCCAACAAATCCAATAGGATCTTGTATGGTAAGTAGTGAAGGTGCTTGTAGTGCTTATTATAAATATGGGAATTTGTTGTAAGATAATTTATTTTAGCAAAATGAAATATTGTTTTTCCAATTAAATGATAAAAAATGGAGATTAAAAATGAAGCTAACAAACAATAATATTTATCAAGAAATCAAAGAGTTACTTTATAGTGCAAAAAATAGAGTTTATCAAACTATAAATACTACTATGACACAAACTTATTTTCAAATAGGTAAAAGAATCGTAGAGGAAGAACAAGGTGGAGAGATAAGAGCAGAATATGGAAAATCACTATTAAAGCTTCTATCTGTACAACTTATAA
Above is a genomic segment from Aliarcobacter cryaerophilus containing:
- the hypF gene encoding carbamoyltransferase HypF encodes the protein MRVYGTVQGVGFRPFVYNLAIKYNLFGYVNNDNIGVNIEVSGEATNISSFLEDLKNNPPPLAVIEEIKIEDSNKQFFEFKIENSSSFDNKTTTIPSDIAICKDCIDDIFDKNNFRYNYSLTNCTNCGPRYSIIKTVPYDRKNTSLKDFTLCKKCQNEFENPTNRRYHAQAISCEECGPTTFLYDSKQTLIASKIEAINLASKYINDGKILAIKSMGGFHIVCDASNDETIFRLREFKKRTTKPFAVMFKDIDSLRNYAIYSRIEEDILTSQQRPIVLLQKKENQNLSNFVAPNIKKIGCFLPNSALHYLLFENLFNPIIATSANLKGEPIITTKEDIFLKLSNLVDFVLDYNREILNSCDDSILQVVNEKIIKLRNSRGYAPSSLKVDGKFSKKILSLGANQKSTFSIAFDNKIITSPYLGDLDSIASIENYKKTVENFLNFYDFVPEIIVCDKHPKYESTKFAFELKDKNPNLELVQVQHHYAHVLAVLAEKSINEDVLAFVFDGTGYGDDTNIWGGEVFIANQKEYKRAYHLKYFKLLGGELAIKEPKRVALSLLFDNFTLEEVLDLPLDFLKTFEKSEIKTLYTLWQKSLNSPLTSSFGRLFDAVCSLANILHIQEFEGQTGLYIENLYDENIKEFFSYDIVDQTIDISKMIKEILKEDDKKIVASKFINTVANIVFEISNLHKDLPIVLSGGVFQNRTLVEILLKKFKNYNRKVYLGEKYSPNDESISLGQVYFQLEN
- a CDS encoding zf-TFIIB domain-containing protein, which produces MKCPVCKDVDLVMSERQGVEIDYCPSCRGVWLDRGELDKIIEKSSTYQSNNHSNYFKNDDRNSYNKQSNHQQYNSYDNRQQAPYKKKKEGFLSEIFDFDF
- the hypB gene encoding hydrogenase nickel incorporation protein HypB; this translates as MCKDCGCTIAGMEHNHNHHHNHDHGHSHHHHDHENRAIFKPINDNLKTNPLLNDSKTISVIQKILDKNDHEAAHNRAHFDQHKVLGINLMSSPGSGKTTFLENIADMVDFKFAVVEGDLETSRDADRLKAKGINAVQIQTGSACHLDAFMVHKGLHDIKLADIDVCFVENVGNLVCPASYDVGTHLNIVLVSVPEGEDKIAKYPVMFRSADLILITKTDLLPYFDYDIEKEKMEARKLKPNVDILEVNIKDKQSLQNVIDWINFKRKMR
- a CDS encoding HypC/HybG/HupF family hydrogenase formation chaperone, with the translated sequence MCLSIPSKIKSIDPEMNTCVVDTMGVERSASLDLIDQEVKVGDYVLIHIGFAMNKIDEEDALESLKVYAEIIDKMEENDRLAAIEESQNCPNR
- the hypD gene encoding hydrogenase formation protein HypD gives rise to the protein MEKELQLKDLYDGFRDAKTIKAFKQIIDEDLKDYDGTINIMEVCGGHTHTIMKYGIPQLINKKINFIHGPGCPVCVMPKDRIDSAYELSLQKDLILVTLGDMIKVPGSRGSLQKARSEGADVRFVYSPMDCLKIASENKDKIVVFFAIGFETTTPMTCALMEQVIKQDIKNILFHINHITVPEVMQVLVQDENCKIDAFLGPSHVSVISGSKIYEEFPLSYNKPVVVSGFEPVDVMQSISMIVKQFKEKRSDLEIEYKRLVSYEGNLKAQELINKYFRKVPFKFRGIGEVENSGYELKDEFDKYNAKIVYKDILPTQEVKENKACKCPEILKGVAKPTDCKIFGTVCTPTNPIGSCMVSSEGACSAYYKYGNLL